From the Babylonia areolata isolate BAREFJ2019XMU chromosome 33, ASM4173473v1, whole genome shotgun sequence genome, one window contains:
- the LOC143276924 gene encoding protein tyrosine phosphatase type IVA 2-like: protein MKARRPEPAEIEYRNMRFLITDRPTDHTLDKYIEELQKHGAKNVVRVCDPTYSTERLESEGINVLDWQFDDGSPPPNEVVNNWFNLLKTRFKEEPGCCVAVHCVAGLGRAPVLVAIALMEAGMKYEDAVELIRQKRRGAINTKQLSYLQHYRPKSRLRHTRNGHSQCLIL, encoded by the exons ATGAAGGCGCGGCGCCCAGAACCGGCGGAGATAGAGTACAGGAACATGAGGTTCCTGATCACTGACCGCCCCACTGACCACACTCTGGACAAGTACATCGAG GAGCTGCAGAAGCATGGTGCCAAGaatgtggtacgtgtgtgtgaccCTACCTACAGCACTGAGAGGCTGGAGAGTGAGGGCATTAACGTGCTG gactGGCAGTTTGACGATGGCAGCCCCCCGCCCAATGAGGTGGTGAACAACTGGTTCAACCTGCTGAAGACACGCTTCAAGGAGGAACCGGGGTGCTGTGTGGCCGTTCACTGCGTGGCCGGTTTGGGCAG GGCGCCAGTGCTGGTGGCCATTGCGCTGATGGAGGCTGGCATGAAGTATGAAGACGCTGTGGAACTCATCAGACA aAAGCGACGGGGTGCCATCAACACCAAGCAGTTGTCCTACCTTCAGCACTACCGACCCAAGTCCCGTCTCCGTCACACCCGCAACGGGCACTCGCAGTGCCTCATCCTGTga